One region of Fragaria vesca subsp. vesca linkage group LG4, FraVesHawaii_1.0, whole genome shotgun sequence genomic DNA includes:
- the LOC101307777 gene encoding xyloglucan 6-xylosyltransferase-like — MLERCFGVRRVRQIQRAARHGTVTFLCLFMTVVVLRGTIGAGKFGTPEQDFNDIRERFYSHNRRVEPHRVLEEVETTTSADANNYATFDFSKILKDEEGGDEWKKDPNAPYSLGPKISDWDAQRGEWLKQNPNFPNFLGPTKPRVLLVTGSSPKPCENPVGDHYLLKSIKNKIDYCRLHGIEIFYNMALLDAEMAGFWAKLPLIRKLLLSHPEVEFLWWMDSDAMFTDMAFEVPWERYKNHNFVMHGWNEMVYDDHNWIGLNTGSFLLRNCQWSLDLLDAWAPMGPKGKIRDEAGKVLTKFLKGRPVFEADDQSAMVYILATGRETWGEKVYLENHYYLHGYWGILVDRYEEMIENYHPGLGDHRWPLVTHFVGCKPCGKFGDYPVERCLKQMDRAYNFGDNQVLQMYGFTHKSLASRRVKRVRNESSTPLQVKDELGLLHPAFKAIKLPSS, encoded by the coding sequence ATGCTGGAGCGGTGCTTCGGAGTGCGGCGGGTCCGCCAGATCCAGAGGGCGGCGCGCCACGGAACGGTGACGTTTCTGTGCCTCTTCATGACCGTCGTGGTCCTCCGCGGCACAATCGGCGCCGGGAAGTTCGGGACCCCCGAGCAGGACTTCAACGACATCCGGGAGCGGTTCTACTCGCACAACCGGCGCGTGGAGCCCCACCGCGTCCTGGAGGAGGTCGAGACCACGACGTCAGCCGACGCGAACAACTACGCGACGTTCGACTTCTCCAAAATCCTGAAAGACGAGGAAGGCGGCGACGAATGGAAGAAGGATCCGAACGCGCCGTACTCGCTGGGTCCGAAAATCTCGGACTGGGACGCCCAACGGGGGGAGTGGCTGAAACAGAACCCGAATTTCCCTAACTTTCTCGGGCCCACCAAGCCCAGAGTTCTGTTAGTGACCGGGTCGTCGCCGAAGCCGTGCGAGAATCCGGTCGGCGATCACTACCTGCTGAAATCGATCAAGAACAAAATCGACTACTGCCGGCTCCACGGGATCGAGATCTTCTACAACATGGCTCTTCTCGACGCCGAAATGGCCGGGTTTTGGGCCAAGCTGCCGCTGATCCGGAAGCTCCTACTTTCCCACCCGGAAGTCGAGTTCCTCTGGTGGATGGACAGTGACGCAATGTTCACCGACATGGCGTTTGAGGTGCCCTGGGAAAGGTACAAGAACCACAACTTTGTTATGCACGGATGGAACGAAATGGTGTATGATGATCATAACTGGATCGGGTTGAATACCGGTAGCTTTTTACTAAGGAATTGTCAATGGTCGCTGGATTTGTTAGATGCCTGGGCTCCGATGGGGCCTAAGGGGAAGATAAGGGACGAAGCGGGTAAGGTGCTGACGAAGTTTCTCAAGGGCCGGCCGGTTTTCGAAGCCGACGATCAGTCTGCCATGGTGTATATACTCGCCACGGGGAGAGAAACATGGGGGGAGAAAGTGTACTTGGAGAATCATTACTACTTGCACGGTTACTGGGGCATTTTGGTGGACCGGTATGAGGAGATGATCGAGAATTACCATCCTGGTTTGGGTGACCACCGGTGGCCGCTGGTGACGCATTTCGTGGGGTGCAAGCCGTGCGGGAAGTTCGGGGATTATCCGGTGGAGAGGTGCTTGAAGCAGATGGACAGGGCGTATAATTTTGGTGACAACCAAGTGTTGCAGATGTATGGGTTTACGCATAAGTCGTTGGCGAGTAGGAGAGTGAAGAGGGTTAGGAATGAGAGTAGTACTCCGCTTCAAGTGAAAGATGAGCTTGGGTTGCTTCACCCTGCTTTCAAGGCTATTAAGCTTCCATCATCATGA
- the LOC101308075 gene encoding probable histone-arginine methyltransferase 1.4-like, with product MENSTGMKAQEFALVSISELGSSSSPSSPAVARFSAGENGAAELRFLPESESAAAPVNVDLRAAKLFKLGPVQSVCISEGSDTGKENQKLYSKGLTILFKIEEESGAFHNAFEQWKKELAVEGKCLPNGELSSSKSKFDDKIEPSSAKMYFHYYGQLLHQQNMLQDYVRTGTYYAAVIENRADFTGRVVVDVGAGSGILSLFAAQAGAKHVYAVEASEMAEYARKLIAGNPSLGERITVIKGKVEDVELPEKADILISEPMGTLLINERMLETYVIARDRFLRPNGKMFPGVGRIHMAPFSDEYLFVEIANKALFWQQQNYYGVDLTPLYGSAFEGYFSQPVVDAFDPRLLVAPSISHLIDFSKVKEEDLYEFDIPLRFVASVGTRVHGLACWFDVLFGGSTVQRWLTTAPGSPTTHWYQLRCVLSQPIYVMAGQEITGRLHMIAHNAQSYTIYLTLSAKMWGPGAEQGGIIQSSSCKLDLKEPYYRMSQPQPYVMAQDQQPHQQLHSQDVPIDSQDFDDHEFIPLTEFAKDKTGGL from the exons ATGGAGAATTCGACGGGGATGAAAGCGCAGGAGTTTGCTTTGGTCTCCATCTCCGAGCTCGGCTCGTCTTCTTCTCCTTCGTCGCCGGCCGTTGCTAGGTTTAGCGCCGGTGAGAATGGAGCTGCGGAGCTTCGGTTTCTGCCGGAGTCTGAGTCCGCCGCCGCTCCTGTCAATGTCGATCTTCGAGCTGCCAAG CTATTCAAGTTAGGCCCGGTGCAGTCTGTTTGCATATCTGAAGGTTCTGATACCGGCAAAGAG AACCAGAAATTGTATTCAAAGGGCCTTACAATCCTGTTTAAAATTGAGGAGGAGAGTGGAGCCTTCCATAATGCATTCGAACAATGGAAGAAGGAGCTTGCTGTTGAAG GAAAATGTTTACCAAATGGAGAGCTATCATCTTCCAAAAGCAAGTTTGATGACAAAATAGAGCCATCTTCTGCCAAAATGTACTTCCATTACTATGGACAATTGCTACATCAACAAAACATGTTACAAGATTATGTGAGGACAG GAACCTATTATGCAGCGGTGATCGAAAACCGTGCAGATTTCACTGGTCGTGTGGTGGTTGATGTTGGTGCCGGTAGTGGTATTCTGTCATTATTTGCTGCTCAG GCTGGTGCAAAGCATGTTTATGCTGTGGAAGCATCTGAAATGGCAGAATATGCGCGCAAACTAATTGCTGGGAACCCTTCACTGGGTGAAAGGATAACT GTAATCAAAGGTAAAGTTGAGGATGTTGAGTTACCTGAGAAAGCAGATATTCTTATCTCAGAGCCAATGG GTACGTTGTTGATAAATGAAAGAATGCTGGAGACATATGTGATTGCAAGAGATCGGTTTCTTCGGCCAAATGGAAAAATGTTTCCTGGAGTTGGAAG GATACACATGGCTCCTTTCAGTGATGAATATTTGTTTGTTGAAATTGCAAATAAG GCTCTCTTCTGGCAGCAACAAAATTATTATGGTGTTGATTTGACACCCTTGTATGGATCTGCATTTGAAGGATATTTTTCACAG CCTGTTGTAGATGCTTTTGATCCAAGATTATTGGTGGCTCCTTCTATTTCTCACCTGATAGACTTCAGTAAAGTAAAGGAAGAGGACTTGTATGAATTTGATATACCATTACGGTTTGTGGCGTCTGTAGGCACTAGAGTGCATGGGTTAGCATGCTGGTTCGATGTCTTGTTTGGTGGGAG CACTGTACAAAGGTGGCTTACCACCGCTCCTGGCTCACCAACAACCCATTGGTACCAGTTACGCTGCGTTCTCTCGCAGCCAATTTATGTCATGGCAGGACAAGAAATAACTGGGCGACTCCACATGATTGCCCACAATGCTCAAAGTTATACAATTTATCTCACATTATCAG CTAAAATGTGGGGCCCTGGTGCTGAACAAGGGGGTATCATTCAATCATCATCATGTAAACTTGATCTCAAAGAGCCATACTATAGGATGTCGCAGCCACAACCTTATGTAATGGCCCAAGATCAACAGCCACATCAGCAATTACACTCACAG GATGTACCCATTGACTCTCAAGACTTTGACGACCATGAGTTCATTCCATTGACAGAATTTGCCAAAGATAAAACTGGCGGTCTTTGA
- the LOC101308369 gene encoding isoleucine--tRNA ligase-like translates to MNFKSLASSSSREAATMVVLHTTPYKVLSARTRSTFRSTASVGLFCFRGRSSSLREFSLFNIAPYSTHSSDEEFASSSKRRSRGPVMAAKKAAQGAKQQDGKYKHTVDLPKTSFGMRANSSTREPELQKLWEDNQVFKRVVSKNTGESFILHDGPPYANGDLHIGHALNKILKDMINRYKLLQNYKVHYVPGWDCHGLPIELKVLQSLDQAARKDLTPIKLRAKAAKFAKQTVKNQMESFKRYGIWADWSNPYLTLDPEYEAAQIEVFGQMVLQGYIYRGRKPVHWSPSSRTALAEAELEYPEGHVSRSIYAAFKLVSAPPTSGGLLNEYPDICLAIWTTTPWTIPANAAVAVNAKLIYAIVEVKSVFEDASSPAGNSKQTPSNFLKEEKKPFLIVASDLVPTLEAKWGLKLVVRKRVSGSDLENWRYIHPVFKRECSVVIGGDYITTESGTGLVHTAPGHGQEDYVTGLKYGLPIFSPVDDDGKFTEEAGKFCGLDVLADGNIAIVKHLDEHLSLIMEESYKHKYPYDWRTKKPTIFRATEQWFASVEGFREAVMDAIGNVKWIPAKAENRISAMTSSRSDWCISRQRTWGVPIPVFYHLQSKEPLMNEETIDHIKSIISEKGSDAWWYMKVEDLLPSKYRDKASKYEKGTDTMDVWFDSGSSWAAVLGKRNSLSLPADLYLEGMDQHRGWFQSSLLTSVATKGKAPYSSVITHGFVLDEKGLKMSKSQGNVVDPRTVIEGGKNQKDGYGADVLRLWVSSIDYTGDVMIGAQVLRQMSDIYRKLRGTLRYLLGNLHDWHADDAISYHDLPMIDQQALFQLENFVNNSRECYENYQFFKIFQIIQRFVIVDLSNFYFDIAKDRLYVGGTISFTRKSCQTVLAELLLSIVRVIAPILPHLAEDVWQNLPFQYTEKNGSVAEFVFESRWPAPNGTWLSLSKEETDFWTKILELRTEVNRVLEVARGTKLIGSSLDAKVYLHTSDSGLASRLVQMSSANNDADTLNRIFITSQAEVLPSLEDDWVANIPHKGECQVDEGIRVWIGVSRAEGLKCERCWNYSPQVGSFPDHSTLCSRCYNVVDSQQATAEALVV, encoded by the exons ATGAATTTCAAATCCTTGGCCTCAAGTTCTTCCAGAGAAGCCGCCACAATGGTTGTGCTTCACACCACTCCATATAAG GTTCTGTCTGCAAGAACTCGCTCTACTTTTCGGAGCACAGCTTCTGTTGGCCTGTTTTGTTTCCGAGGAAGGTCTTCTTCTTTGAGAGAATTCTCCCTCTTTAATATCGCACCCTATTCTACTCATTCCAGTGACGAGGAGTTTGCATCTTCCTCCAAGCGAAGATCTCGAGGACCTGTTATGGCTGCAAAGAAAGCTGCTCAAG GGGCAAAGCAGCAGGATGGAAAATACAAGCACACGGTCGATCTGCCAAAGACATCATTTGGCATGAGAGCGAATTCTTCAACACGAGAGCCTGAGCTTCAGAAATTATGGGAGGACAATCAAGTGTTCAAGAGAGTTGTTAGTAAAAACACAGGG GAAAGCTTCATTCTTCATGATGGTCCTCCATACGCCAATGGTGATCTTCACATTGGACATGCTCTAAATAAGATTTTAAAGGATATGATTAATCGTTATAAG CTTCTTCAAAATTATAAAGTTCATTATGTGCCTGGTTGGGATTGCCATGGCTTACCAATTGAGTTGAAAG TACTGCAATCCCTTGATCAAGCTGCTCGAAAAGATCTCACGCCAATAAAGTTGAGAGCGAAGGCAGCTAAGTTTGCCAAGCAAACAGTTAAAAATCAGATGGAATCATTTAAG CGTTATGGAATATGGGCAGACTGGAGTAATCCTTACCTGACTCTTGATCCAGAATATGAAGCTGCTCAG ATAGAAGTGTTTGGTCAGATGGTCCTTCAAGGTTATATCTACAGAGGCAGGAAACCAGTCCACTGGAGTCCCTCATCACGTACTGCCCTTGCGGAGGCTGAATTGGAG TATCCGGAGGGTCATGTTTCAAGGAGCATCTATGCCGCTTTCAAATTAGTGAGTGCACCTCCAACTTCAGGTGGCTTATTGAATGAGTATCCAGATATTTGCTTGGCCATTTGGACAACTACTCCCTGGACTATTCCAGCAAATGCCG CGGTTGCAGTGAATGCCAAGCTTATATATGCCATTGTTGAAGTAAAGTCAGTCTTTGAAGATGCTTCTTCACCTGCCGGAAATAGCAAGCAAACACCTTCTAATTTTCTCAAGGAAGAAAAGAAGCCTTTCCTTATTGTAGCTTCAGATCTTGTGCCAACTTTAGAAGCAAAATGGGGCCTGAAGCTTGTTGTTAGAAAAAGGGTGTCGGGTTCAGATCTTGAGAACTGGAG GTATATCCATCCAGTATTCAAAAGGGAATGTTCAGTTGTGATTGGGGGAGATTATATCACAACGGAGTCTGGAACTGGACTGGTCCATACTGCTCCTGGACATGGTCAGGAAGATTATGTCACTGGCCTTAAGTATGGACTGCCAATTTTTTCTCCTGTAGATGATGATGGAAAGTTCACAGAAGAAGCTGGAAAATTTTGTGGGCTTGATGTACTTGCTGATGGTAATATTGCTATTGTGAAACACTTGGATGAGCATTTGTCACTTATCATGGAAGAATCCTACA AACATAAGTATCCATATGACTGGAGAACTAAAAAGCCCACTATATTTAGGGCAACTGAGCAATGGTTTGCATCAGTGGAAGGCTTTCGTGAGGCTGTTATGGATGCAATTGGCAATGTAAAATGGATTCCAGCTAAG GCAGAAAACAGAATATCTGCAATGACTTCTAGCCGGTCAGATTGGTGTATATCGCGGCAGAGGACATGGGGTGTTCCAATTCCGGTCTTTTATCATCTCCAGTCTAAGGAACCTCTAATGAATGAAGAAACTATTGATCATATCAAGT CTATAATTTCCGAAAAGGGTAGCGATGCATGGTGGTACATGAAGGTAGAGGATCTTCTCCCTAGTAAATATCGTGATAAAGCATCCAAATATGAAAAGGGAACTGACACAATGGATGTGTGGTTCGACTCAG GCTCTTCTTGGGCTGCAGTTTTAGGAAAAAGAAATAGCCTTAGTCTCCCTGCAGACTTGTACCTTGAAGGTATGGATCAGCATCGTGGGTGGTTCCAGAGTTCTTTGTTAACAAGTGTTGCTACAAAAG GAAAGGCTCCATATTCCAGTGTCATAACGCATGGATTTGTACTGGATGAGAAGGGTTTAAAGATGAGCAAATCTCAGGGTAACGTTGTAGACCCAAGAACTGTGATTGAAGGAGGAAAGAACCAAAAG GATGGCTATGGAGCTGATGTTCTGCGTCTTTGGGTTTCCAGCATCGATTATACAGGCGACGTAATGATAGGTGCTCAAGTTCTCCGTCAAATGTCAGATATATATAGGAAGCTGCGAGGAACATTGAGATACCTTTTGGGAAATCTGCATGATTGGCAT GCTGATGATGCTATTTCATACCACGATCTTCCCATGATTGATCAGCAGGCACTATTTCAACTTGAAAATTTTGTAAACAACAGCAGAGAATGCTACGAAAATTATCAGTTCTTTAAGATATTTCAG ATCATACAGCGATTTGTCATTGTTGACCTATCAAATTTCTACTTTGATATTGCTAAAGACCGCTTATACGTTGG GGGCACAATAAGTTTTACTAGGAAAAGCTGTCAGACAGTTCTCGCAGAACTTCTCCTTTCCATTGTGAGAGTGATTGCTCCTATACTGCCTCATTTGGCTGAGGATGTATGGCAAAACCTTCCATTCCAGTACACTGAAAAAAATGGCTCTGTTGCTGAATTTGTTTTTGAATCAAGATGGCCAGCTCCGAACGGAACATGGCTCTCTCTTTCTAAAGAGGAAACTGATTTCTGGACTAAAATTCTTGAG CTGAGGACCGAGGTGAATAGAGTGTTGGAGGTCGCTCGTGGCACAAAGTTAATTGGCTCTAGCTTAGATGCCAAGGTCTACCTCCATACATCTGATTCTGGTCTAGCTTCGAGATTGGTTCAAATGTCTTCAGCCAACAACGATGCAGACACATTGAACCGGATATTCATAACTTCCCAG GCAGAGGTTCTTCCATCCTTAGAAGATGACTGGGTTGCGAATATACCACATAAAGGAGAATGTCAAGTTGATGAAGGCATTAGAGTTTGGATTGGCGTGTCTCGCGCTGAGGGCCTTAAGTGTGAAAGATGCTGGAACTATTCACCTCAGGTCGGTTCCTTTCCTGACCACAGTACCCTTTGCAGCCGCTGCTATAATGTGGTTGACAGTCAACAAGCTACAGCTGAAGCGCTGGTCGTTTGA